Proteins found in one Acidobacteriota bacterium genomic segment:
- a CDS encoding TPM domain-containing protein, with the protein MGLRVKRVGLIVVALLVTVALRAQAVPAASSLKPQGLVNDYAHVLSPDAASQLEQAAEALNQALKVQVAMVTVTTTGQTDIFDYSYALAQHWGVGAKVAANGQDKDTGLLILLAVNDRKYFTQVGYGLEPYITDADVGTWMRDLTPELRAGRYGAVFAGMLQQIETTLAARMPGAAKQLQAMSAQGQLPSRSLRDARGGPSPAGQLGFIVFLIVIWIIGAFAMRGRGGGCFWPLVFFSMMNGGFGGGNRGGWGGGFGGGGGGGFGGFGGGGFGGGGAGGSW; encoded by the coding sequence ATGGGCTTGCGCGTCAAAAGGGTCGGCCTCATTGTGGTGGCGCTGCTGGTGACGGTGGCGCTGCGGGCGCAGGCGGTTCCTGCTGCCAGCAGTCTCAAGCCGCAAGGGCTCGTCAACGACTACGCACATGTGCTCAGCCCCGATGCGGCGTCCCAGCTCGAGCAGGCGGCCGAGGCTCTGAACCAGGCGCTCAAGGTTCAGGTGGCCATGGTGACGGTCACAACCACCGGGCAGACCGACATTTTCGACTACTCCTATGCGCTCGCCCAGCATTGGGGCGTGGGCGCGAAAGTTGCCGCCAATGGCCAGGATAAGGACACCGGCCTGCTGATCTTGCTGGCGGTCAACGACCGGAAATATTTCACCCAGGTGGGTTACGGGTTGGAACCCTACATCACCGATGCTGATGTCGGCACCTGGATGCGCGACCTGACGCCTGAGCTGCGGGCGGGCCGCTACGGCGCCGTCTTCGCGGGCATGCTGCAGCAGATCGAGACGACGCTGGCGGCGCGCATGCCGGGCGCGGCCAAGCAGCTACAGGCCATGAGTGCCCAAGGCCAACTGCCCAGCCGCAGCCTGCGCGATGCGCGCGGGGGGCCGTCGCCCGCGGGCCAATTGGGCTTCATCGTCTTTTTAATCGTTATCTGGATCATCGGTGCGTTCGCCATGCGCGGCCGCGGTGGCGGCTGCTTCTGGCCGCTGGTGTTTTTCAGCATGATGAACGGCGGCTTTGGCGGCGGCAATCGCGGCGGCTGGGGCGGCGGTTTCGGCGGTGGTGGCGGAGGAGGCTTCGGCGGTTTCGGCGGCGGCGGTTTTGGCGGCGGCGGAGCGGGCGGGAGTTGGTGA
- a CDS encoding LemA family protein yields the protein MPSHRTQGAAKPWLIAVIVIVLVVLGFATSFTGRYNNMVKMREAVKQSWSEVDVNIQRRADLIPNLVNTVKGFAKQEQTVIGEVTTARAELGGARTPQQEMKANNHLDGALSRLLLIVENYPDLKSNQNFLALQDELTGTENRIAVSRRQYNLAIQQYDAYIQTFPNNIIAHWGGMNYNDAYFETAPANRKAPPKVSFN from the coding sequence ATGCCAAGCCATCGTACACAAGGTGCAGCCAAGCCATGGCTGATCGCGGTGATCGTGATCGTGCTTGTCGTTCTCGGTTTCGCCACCAGCTTTACCGGCCGCTACAACAACATGGTGAAGATGCGCGAGGCTGTCAAGCAGAGCTGGTCGGAAGTGGATGTGAACATCCAGCGCCGCGCCGACCTGATCCCTAATCTGGTCAATACGGTCAAAGGGTTTGCCAAGCAGGAGCAGACGGTCATTGGCGAAGTCACCACGGCTCGTGCCGAGCTGGGCGGAGCGCGCACGCCGCAGCAAGAGATGAAGGCCAACAACCATTTGGATGGTGCGCTCAGCCGGCTGTTGTTGATCGTCGAGAACTACCCCGACCTGAAGAGTAATCAGAACTTTCTGGCGTTGCAGGACGAGCTGACGGGAACGGAAAACCGCATTGCCGTCTCGCGCCGGCAGTACAACCTGGCGATTCAGCAATACGATGCTTACATTCAGACCTTCCCCAACAACATCATCGCCCATTGGGGGGGGATGAACTACAACGACGCCTACTTCGAGACCGCGCCGGCGAACCGCAAAGCGCCGCCGAAAGTCAGTTTCAACTGA